A section of the bacterium genome encodes:
- a CDS encoding serine/threonine protein kinase codes for MIGESISHYRVTDTLGAGGMGEVYRAYDTQLERMVALKILPANLVSNEERIRRFMREAKAASAISHPNVAHIYEIGEANGLYFITMELIEGQTLARKLSDGFFSSDQIVAIASAISDALQEAHAKGIVHRDIKPANIMITPRGQLHVLQY; via the coding sequence ATGATCGGCGAATCCATTTCCCATTATCGGGTCACAGACACTCTGGGAGCCGGAGGGATGGGCGAAGTTTATCGCGCTTACGACACGCAGTTGGAACGTATGGTCGCGCTGAAGATCCTTCCCGCCAATTTGGTTTCGAACGAAGAACGGATCCGGCGATTCATGCGTGAGGCGAAAGCTGCATCCGCTATCAGCCATCCGAATGTCGCGCATATATATGAGATCGGTGAAGCGAACGGACTGTACTTTATAACGATGGAACTAATTGAAGGTCAGACTCTTGCCAGAAAACTCAGCGATGGCTTCTTCTCCTCCGATCAAATTGTGGCAATCGCTTCAGCAATCTCCGATGCGCTCCAGGAAGCTCACGCAAAAGGAATTGTTCACAGAGACATCAAACCTGCAAATATCATGATCACTCCTCGTGGTCAGCTCCACGTACTTCAATATTGA